From Cellulomonas oligotrophica, a single genomic window includes:
- a CDS encoding GTPase, protein MSAPLDAVDALADALDAGRGRLPDALVDRGDAVVAHARDRLALSGDVTVVALAGATGSGKSSLLNALAGADVARPGTLRPTTSAPLAVVHGDADAHALLDWLDVADRHRVPAPAGTATALPPGLVLLDLPDHDSVVAEHRAVAERLYARVDLLVWVLDPQKYADAAVHDRYLRPLAEHADVMVVALNQVDRLAGAERGTWLADARRLVDADGLRGVPVLTVSARTGEGVDGLRALLVAAAERRRAATQRLRADVRTVADAVLARTGDARVPRPDPAAVERAFTDAAGVPTVVAAVRASAARQVVARTGWPPLRLVGRLRADPLRRLHLRGPATSGTAGPGAAGGGAAGRRDAGRRDAGPVTDDAVDRTSLPPPGPQAHARAALAARAHVDAATAGLPDAWVLAARGALQPDAWAPDLDRAVAATPLLAERAPWWAAATDAVQRVLVTAAAAGLLWLAALAVAAYLRLPEPVTPEWGPLPAPTVLALGGVLLGLLLALVGRVAAGVHARGRAARARRRLHAAVGEVARRHVVGPVAAEVARWDRCRSRARAAR, encoded by the coding sequence GTGAGCGCACCCCTCGACGCGGTCGACGCCCTCGCCGACGCCCTCGACGCCGGCCGCGGACGCCTGCCCGACGCCCTCGTGGACCGCGGCGACGCCGTCGTCGCGCACGCCCGCGACCGCCTCGCCCTGTCCGGGGACGTGACGGTCGTCGCGCTCGCCGGCGCCACCGGCTCGGGCAAGTCGTCCCTGCTCAACGCCCTCGCCGGTGCCGACGTCGCCCGGCCGGGCACGCTGCGGCCCACCACGTCGGCGCCGCTCGCGGTCGTGCACGGCGACGCCGACGCGCACGCCCTGCTGGACTGGCTGGACGTCGCCGACCGCCACCGCGTGCCCGCACCGGCAGGCACCGCGACGGCGCTCCCGCCGGGCCTGGTGCTGCTCGACCTGCCCGACCACGACTCGGTCGTCGCCGAGCACCGGGCCGTCGCCGAGCGTCTCTACGCCCGCGTCGACCTGCTCGTGTGGGTGCTCGACCCGCAGAAGTACGCCGACGCCGCCGTGCACGACCGTTACCTGCGCCCCCTCGCCGAGCACGCCGACGTCATGGTGGTCGCGCTCAACCAGGTCGACCGGCTCGCCGGCGCCGAGCGCGGCACCTGGCTGGCCGACGCCCGCCGCCTCGTCGACGCCGACGGTCTGCGCGGGGTGCCCGTGCTGACGGTCTCGGCGCGCACCGGCGAGGGTGTCGACGGACTGCGCGCCCTGCTCGTCGCAGCCGCCGAGCGTCGGCGGGCTGCGACGCAGCGCCTGCGCGCGGACGTGCGCACCGTCGCCGACGCCGTCCTCGCCCGGACCGGGGACGCCCGCGTGCCCCGCCCCGACCCGGCCGCCGTCGAGCGCGCGTTCACGGACGCCGCGGGGGTGCCGACCGTCGTGGCCGCCGTGCGGGCGTCGGCCGCCCGCCAGGTGGTCGCCCGCACGGGCTGGCCGCCGCTGCGCCTGGTCGGCCGCCTGCGCGCCGACCCGCTGCGGCGCCTGCACCTGCGCGGCCCCGCCACCTCCGGCACCGCAGGACCGGGCGCCGCCGGTGGGGGCGCCGCCGGACGTCGTGATGCCGGGCGTCGCGATGCCGGACCGGTGACCGACGACGCCGTGGACCGCACGTCGCTGCCGCCGCCCGGCCCGCAGGCCCACGCACGCGCCGCCCTCGCCGCCCGCGCGCACGTCGACGCCGCGACCGCCGGGCTGCCGGACGCCTGGGTGCTCGCCGCCCGCGGGGCCCTGCAGCCCGACGCCTGGGCCCCCGACCTGGACCGGGCGGTCGCCGCGACGCCGCTGCTGGCCGAGCGCGCACCGTGGTGGGCGGCCGCGACCGACGCCGTGCAGCGCGTGCTCGTCACCGCCGCGGCGGCCGGGCTGCTGTGGCTCGCCGCGCTCGCGGTGGCGGCGTACCTGCGCCTGCCCGAGCCGGTCACCCCCGAGTGGGGGCCGCTGCCGGCGCCGACGGTCCTCGCGCTCGGCGGCGTGCTGCTGGGACTGCTCCTCGCGCTCGTGGGCCGGGTCGCGGCGGGGGTGCACGCGCGGGGCCGGGCCGCCCGGGCGCGACGCCGCCTGCACGCGGCGGTCGGGGAGGTCGCGCGGCGGCACGTCGTCGGACCGGTCGCCGCCGAGGTCGCGCGGTGGGACCGGTGCCGGTCCCGGGCTCGCGCGGCCCGCTGA
- a CDS encoding single-stranded DNA-binding protein: MATHTPDVTVVGWIGSEVRSFHTDDGGVPFAQFRLGATRRFFDRQSGAFRDGPTVWYTVKAWRQTALNLGHSLRKGDPVVVVGRLATSEWVAQDGPRTDVVIEATAVGHDLTYGTAHFRRAMTTRPSADDGTDAAAAGEGRAGERDTAVDVSDLVEDPQDELGASPVLPGDGADAGPWGVPGIEEVEPALVGRG, from the coding sequence ATGGCGACGCACACCCCTGACGTCACGGTCGTCGGCTGGATCGGGTCGGAGGTCCGCTCGTTCCACACCGACGACGGCGGGGTCCCGTTCGCGCAGTTCCGGCTCGGCGCGACGCGGCGGTTCTTCGACCGGCAGAGCGGGGCGTTCCGCGACGGACCGACGGTCTGGTACACGGTCAAGGCGTGGCGGCAGACCGCCCTCAACCTGGGGCACTCGCTGCGCAAGGGCGACCCGGTGGTCGTCGTCGGGCGGCTCGCGACGAGCGAGTGGGTCGCCCAGGACGGGCCGCGCACGGACGTCGTCATCGAGGCGACGGCCGTGGGGCACGACCTGACGTACGGGACGGCGCACTTCCGGCGTGCGATGACGACGCGGCCGAGCGCGGACGACGGGACGGACGCCGCGGCCGCGGGGGAGGGCCGGGCCGGCGAGCGGGACACCGCCGTCGACGTGTCCGACCTGGTCGAGGACCCGCAGGACGAGCTCGGCGCGTCCCCCGTCCTGCCGGGGGACGGCGCCGACGCGGGCCCGTGGGGCGTGCCGGGCATCGAGGAGGTCGAGCCCGCACTGGTCGGACGCGGGTGA
- the ettA gene encoding energy-dependent translational throttle protein EttA produces MAEFIYSMYKARKAHGEKVILDDVSLNFLPGAKIGVVGPNGAGKSTILKIMAGIDQPSNGEARLSPGYTVGILQQEPPLNEEKTVLGNVEEGVAEIKGKLDRYNEISALMAEPDADFDALLAEMGHLQEAIDAADAWDLDAQLEQAMDALRCPPPDADVSVLSGGERRRVALCKLLLEKPDLLLLDEPTNHLDAESVLWLEQHLQAYPGAILAVTHDRYFLDHVAEWICEVDRGRLYPYEGNYSTYLEKKQERLQVQGKKDVKLAKRLKEELEWVRSNAKGRQTKSKSRLARYEEMAAEAERTRKLDFEEIQIPPGPRLGNVVIEAKDLNKGFDGRTLIDGLSFSLPRNGIVGVIGPNGVGKTTLFKTIVGLEPLDGGDLKVGETVSISYVDQSRGGIDPKKTLFEVVSDGLDFLKVGNVEMPSRAYVAAFGFKGPDQQKPAGVLSGGERNRLNLALTLKQGGNLLLLDEPTNDLDVETLGSLENALLEFPGCAVVVSHDRWFLDRVATHILAYEGTEEDPAAWYWFEGNFASYEENKVQRLGADAARPHRVTHRKLRRD; encoded by the coding sequence GTGGCTGAGTTCATCTACTCCATGTACAAGGCGCGCAAGGCGCACGGCGAGAAGGTCATCCTCGACGACGTCTCCCTCAACTTCCTGCCCGGCGCCAAGATCGGCGTCGTCGGGCCGAACGGTGCGGGCAAGTCGACGATCCTCAAGATCATGGCGGGCATCGACCAGCCCTCCAACGGCGAGGCGCGGCTCTCGCCGGGCTACACCGTCGGCATCCTCCAGCAGGAGCCGCCGCTGAACGAGGAGAAGACGGTCCTCGGCAACGTCGAGGAGGGCGTCGCCGAGATCAAGGGCAAGCTCGACCGCTACAACGAGATCTCCGCGCTGATGGCGGAGCCCGACGCGGACTTCGACGCGCTGCTCGCCGAGATGGGCCACCTGCAGGAGGCCATCGACGCGGCCGACGCGTGGGACCTCGACGCCCAGCTCGAGCAGGCCATGGACGCGCTGCGCTGCCCGCCGCCGGACGCCGACGTGTCGGTGCTCTCCGGCGGTGAGCGCCGCCGCGTCGCGCTGTGCAAGCTGCTCCTCGAGAAGCCCGACCTGCTGCTGCTCGACGAGCCCACCAACCACCTGGACGCCGAGTCGGTGCTGTGGCTCGAGCAGCACCTGCAGGCCTACCCCGGTGCGATCCTGGCGGTCACCCACGACCGGTACTTCCTCGACCACGTCGCCGAGTGGATCTGCGAGGTCGACCGCGGCCGCCTGTACCCGTACGAGGGCAACTACTCCACGTACCTGGAGAAGAAGCAGGAGCGCCTGCAGGTCCAGGGCAAGAAGGACGTCAAGCTCGCCAAGCGCCTCAAGGAGGAGCTGGAGTGGGTGCGGTCCAACGCCAAGGGCCGGCAGACGAAGTCGAAGTCGCGCCTGGCGCGCTACGAGGAGATGGCGGCCGAGGCCGAGCGGACGCGCAAGCTCGACTTCGAGGAGATCCAGATCCCGCCGGGCCCCCGCCTGGGCAACGTGGTCATCGAGGCGAAGGACCTGAACAAGGGCTTCGACGGCCGCACGCTCATCGACGGCCTGAGCTTCTCGCTGCCGCGCAACGGCATCGTCGGGGTCATCGGCCCCAACGGCGTCGGCAAGACGACCCTGTTCAAGACCATCGTGGGCCTCGAGCCGCTCGACGGAGGCGACCTCAAGGTCGGCGAGACCGTGTCGATCTCGTACGTCGACCAGTCCCGCGGCGGCATCGACCCCAAGAAGACCCTGTTCGAGGTCGTCTCGGACGGCCTGGACTTCCTCAAGGTCGGCAACGTCGAGATGCCCTCGCGCGCCTACGTGGCCGCGTTCGGCTTCAAGGGCCCGGACCAGCAGAAGCCCGCGGGCGTGCTGTCCGGCGGTGAGCGCAACCGCCTGAACCTGGCGCTGACCCTCAAGCAGGGCGGCAACCTGCTGCTCCTCGACGAGCCGACCAACGACCTCGACGTCGAGACCCTCGGCTCGCTGGAGAACGCGCTGCTGGAGTTCCCCGGCTGCGCCGTGGTCGTCTCCCACGACCGGTGGTTCCTCGACCGCGTCGCCACGCACATCCTCGCGTACGAGGGCACCGAGGAGGACCCGGCGGCCTGGTACTGGTTCGAGGGCAACTTCGCGTCCTACGAGGAGAACAAGGTCCAGCGCCTGGGCGCCGACGCGGCCCGCCCGCACCGGGTGACCCACCGCAAGCTGCGCCGCGACTGA
- a CDS encoding GTPase domain-containing protein produces MSAHPGTVPARPAPSSSVPDRDAGTDARAVARDVLVRPLAQTSLLDAVKDLRRDVDATTFPLDIAGVDAARASRARLVDQLGEHLVPRLTELSAPAVVVVSGSTGAGKSTLVNSIVGREVTAAGVLRPTTRRPVLVHHPLDVDLISHHPVLESVEVAQDEAVPRGIALLDAPDLDSVLDSNRESAHRLLEAADLWLFVTTAARYGDALPWQVLEAAVERGTSIAMVLNRVPAGSLPAVRGDLLARLREHGLAGSPLFVVPDVGPHSGPLDASLVAPVARWLAMLAGPDRARTVVGRTLRGALAALRPWVDELADAVQAQADAAAHVGQVLDEAAALPVADAEVAIRAGTVADGAVRARWTELTAAGAPLARLTDRRGRAKGGPRHARARTVAVVPLLADLVDSAAAVLASAGEHAEDLLRAALDGPSAPPGGADVLAAWPARVSGRTTAAERAARAWTAEGARAVRALLAAADQGAELESDRVRAAARAVGPDALAAVALTAAAGVPGAADGLAALIGTHAEPLVEHLRDDLADRARDQVGLERDAAGSTLSDPDLAEDASSRLRLRLAVLKGLT; encoded by the coding sequence GTGAGCGCGCACCCCGGCACTGTGCCCGCGCGCCCCGCGCCGTCGTCGTCCGTCCCGGACCGCGACGCTGGCACCGACGCCCGTGCGGTGGCGCGTGACGTCCTCGTGCGCCCGCTCGCCCAGACGTCGCTGCTCGACGCGGTCAAGGACCTGCGGCGCGACGTCGACGCCACGACGTTCCCGCTGGACATCGCCGGTGTCGACGCCGCGCGCGCCTCGCGGGCCCGGCTCGTCGACCAGCTCGGCGAGCACCTCGTGCCCCGGCTGACCGAGCTGTCCGCCCCCGCCGTCGTCGTCGTGTCCGGCTCGACCGGCGCCGGCAAGTCGACGCTCGTGAACTCCATCGTCGGGCGCGAGGTCACCGCCGCCGGCGTGCTGCGGCCCACCACGCGCCGCCCGGTGCTCGTGCACCACCCCCTCGACGTCGACCTCATCTCCCACCACCCCGTGCTCGAGAGCGTCGAGGTCGCGCAGGACGAGGCCGTGCCGCGGGGGATCGCGCTGCTCGACGCCCCCGACCTCGACTCCGTCCTGGACTCCAACCGCGAGTCCGCCCACCGACTGCTCGAGGCCGCCGACCTGTGGCTGTTCGTCACGACCGCGGCCCGGTACGGCGACGCGCTGCCGTGGCAGGTGCTCGAGGCCGCCGTGGAGCGCGGCACGTCCATCGCCATGGTGCTCAACCGGGTGCCCGCGGGCTCGCTGCCGGCGGTGCGCGGCGACCTGCTCGCCCGGCTGCGCGAGCACGGGCTCGCGGGTTCGCCGCTGTTCGTGGTGCCCGACGTCGGTCCGCACTCCGGGCCCCTCGACGCGTCGCTCGTCGCACCGGTCGCCCGGTGGCTCGCGATGCTCGCGGGGCCCGACCGTGCCCGCACCGTCGTCGGCCGCACGCTGCGCGGCGCGCTCGCGGCGCTGCGCCCGTGGGTCGACGAGCTCGCGGACGCGGTGCAGGCGCAGGCCGACGCCGCCGCCCACGTCGGGCAGGTGCTCGACGAGGCCGCGGCCCTGCCCGTCGCGGACGCCGAGGTCGCGATCCGCGCGGGGACGGTCGCCGACGGCGCCGTGCGGGCCCGGTGGACCGAGCTGACGGCCGCGGGCGCCCCGCTGGCGCGTCTCACCGACCGCCGCGGCCGCGCCAAGGGAGGGCCGCGGCACGCCCGCGCCCGCACCGTCGCGGTCGTCCCGCTGCTCGCCGACCTCGTCGACTCGGCGGCCGCCGTGCTGGCGTCCGCGGGCGAGCACGCCGAGGACCTGCTGCGCGCCGCGCTCGACGGGCCGTCGGCCCCGCCCGGGGGTGCCGACGTCCTGGCCGCGTGGCCCGCCCGGGTGTCGGGCCGGACGACCGCCGCCGAGCGCGCGGCACGGGCGTGGACCGCCGAGGGTGCGCGGGCCGTGCGGGCGCTGCTCGCCGCCGCCGACCAGGGGGCCGAGCTCGAGTCCGACCGCGTCCGGGCCGCCGCCCGGGCGGTCGGCCCCGACGCCCTCGCCGCGGTCGCGCTCACCGCCGCCGCGGGCGTGCCGGGTGCCGCCGACGGCCTCGCGGCCCTGATCGGCACGCACGCCGAACCGCTCGTCGAGCACCTGCGCGACGACCTCGCCGACCGGGCGCGCGACCAGGTCGGCCTCGAGCGTGACGCCGCGGGCAGCACGTTGTCCGACCCGGACCTGGCCGAGGACGCGTCCTCGCGCCTGCGGCTACGGCTGGCCGTCCTCAAGGGGCTGACATGA
- a CDS encoding DUF2079 domain-containing protein, which yields MAPGTGPAAREDETRSDYPTTGEATTDEATSDDVPIDDRTTGDTTTDGATGGARTTSDGSAPAGRGSALRTRLRPWALPATVGLLVAVVYTVYSAAQWDAFVVKSWDLGIFTQLAQRYAALEAPVVHIKGPDYHLLGDHFHPLLVLLGPVYALAPSAFTLLVVQNVLLGVAAAVVTRAAVRVTGTLVGGLLGVAFGLSWGLQHAVEAQFHEVAFAVPLLAVSLAAALQERWRTAAVAGALLVLVKEDLGLTTAVLGAVLAWRARRPALLWVSAVGVGGFLLATQVVLPALNPDGAWAYGSRLDLGAVLADPLALWSPAKGYTLWLLLAVTAGIALRSPFVLVAAPTLGWRFLSGEPGYWEPTWHYSAVLMPVAFLAMVDGIDLARRGRVRWLRHYSRYAPAVALTASLMLLPQLPLWQLTDPGRWFAAPREASAREVLAVVPDGVVVETDVGLMSYLVDSADVYYLGNDNPVPDYLVIDRQAGGTPAEWGDVLQVAAILHPEATFEAVLALDGYEVARRVTG from the coding sequence GTGGCTCCCGGCACCGGACCCGCGGCACGCGAGGACGAGACCCGGTCGGACTACCCGACGACGGGCGAGGCGACGACCGACGAGGCGACGAGCGACGACGTGCCGATCGACGACCGGACGACGGGCGACACCACGACGGACGGCGCCACCGGGGGAGCCCGCACCACCTCGGACGGGTCGGCGCCCGCCGGCCGCGGGAGCGCCCTGCGTACCCGGCTCCGCCCGTGGGCGCTGCCCGCGACGGTCGGGCTGCTGGTCGCCGTCGTGTACACCGTCTACTCCGCGGCCCAGTGGGACGCCTTCGTGGTCAAGTCGTGGGACCTGGGCATCTTCACCCAGCTCGCGCAGCGGTACGCGGCCCTCGAGGCCCCGGTCGTGCACATCAAGGGGCCCGACTACCACCTGCTCGGCGACCACTTCCACCCGCTGCTGGTGCTGCTCGGTCCCGTCTACGCGCTCGCCCCGAGCGCCTTCACGCTGCTCGTCGTGCAGAACGTGCTGCTGGGCGTCGCGGCGGCCGTCGTCACCCGGGCCGCGGTGCGCGTGACCGGGACGCTCGTCGGGGGGCTGCTCGGCGTGGCGTTCGGGCTGAGCTGGGGCCTGCAGCACGCCGTGGAGGCGCAGTTCCACGAGGTCGCGTTCGCGGTGCCGCTGCTCGCGGTCAGCCTCGCGGCGGCCCTGCAGGAGCGGTGGCGCACGGCCGCGGTCGCCGGTGCGCTGCTCGTGCTGGTCAAGGAGGACCTCGGGCTGACCACGGCCGTCCTCGGGGCGGTGCTCGCGTGGCGCGCGCGGCGTCCGGCGCTGCTGTGGGTCAGCGCCGTCGGCGTCGGGGGCTTCCTGCTCGCCACGCAGGTCGTGCTGCCGGCCCTCAACCCGGACGGCGCGTGGGCGTACGGCTCGCGGCTCGACCTCGGTGCCGTCCTGGCCGACCCGCTCGCGCTGTGGTCGCCCGCCAAGGGCTACACGCTGTGGCTGCTGCTCGCCGTCACCGCGGGCATCGCGCTGCGCTCGCCGTTCGTGCTGGTCGCCGCCCCGACGCTGGGCTGGCGGTTCCTCTCCGGCGAGCCGGGGTACTGGGAGCCGACGTGGCACTACAGCGCGGTCCTCATGCCTGTCGCGTTCCTGGCGATGGTCGACGGGATCGACCTCGCCCGTCGGGGCCGCGTGCGGTGGCTGCGGCACTACAGCCGGTACGCCCCGGCGGTCGCGCTCACCGCGTCGCTGATGCTGCTGCCCCAGCTCCCGCTGTGGCAGCTCACCGACCCGGGGCGGTGGTTCGCGGCCCCGCGCGAGGCGTCGGCCCGCGAGGTCCTCGCGGTCGTGCCCGACGGGGTGGTCGTCGAGACCGACGTCGGCCTGATGTCGTACCTCGTCGACTCCGCCGACGTCTACTACCTCGGCAACGACAACCCGGTGCCGGACTACCTCGTGATCGACCGGCAGGCCGGCGGCACGCCCGCGGAGTGGGGCGACGTCCTGCAGGTCGCCGCGATCCTGCACCCGGAGGCGACGTTCGAGGCCGTGCTCGCGCTCGACGGCTACGAGGTCGCGCGCCGCGTCACGGGCTGA
- a CDS encoding GTPase, whose amino-acid sequence MSAGAHSEGRSTGTGPEDEEMLPDQHVPAPVPVPAASVHPVADVLADLGDGDAPGVVPDDAPAGAVHGARTAELAARVEALEAALAVGGTRLDPTVVAAVGDTLDQVRERLDLGVDHTVVALVGGTGSGKSSLFNAVSGLQFADVGVRRPTTSTVTACVWGADGGPLLDWIGVGPDHRIERESELDGDAEAALRGLVLLDLPDHDSIAPEHRAVVDRVLPQVDLAVWVVDPQKYADDALHSGYLRRLTGRSASMLLVLNQIDTVPPPVRRELLADVARLLAEDGLPDVPVHEVSARTGEGVGRLRAALAEAVAGRSVAAVHAEAEVAQAARTAGTQVATREPAPTQLAIGHVVERLAQAAGLVAVADAVGAVVRGGSARLPELGQVHAEGVGLTRSAWLTSVTQGLPPRWAADLRERVATAGELRQGVTEALAAVTVTSRRSGLGAGLGVAALVVLGLGLLTGAADVAGRLGAWDAPGWLTPVAVGVLVVAAALAVATVLVRRRAGRRAAQRVLDEGRAVIEAAARARLLAPTQDVLAEHRRVRELVARASSGA is encoded by the coding sequence ATGAGCGCAGGCGCGCACAGCGAGGGTCGCAGCACCGGCACGGGTCCCGAGGACGAGGAGATGCTCCCCGACCAGCACGTGCCGGCACCGGTACCCGTGCCCGCCGCGTCCGTGCACCCCGTCGCGGACGTCCTGGCGGACCTGGGTGACGGCGACGCGCCCGGGGTCGTGCCCGACGACGCGCCGGCGGGCGCGGTCCACGGCGCCCGCACGGCCGAGCTCGCCGCGCGCGTCGAGGCCCTCGAGGCCGCGCTGGCCGTCGGCGGGACCCGCCTCGACCCGACGGTCGTCGCCGCCGTCGGCGACACGCTCGACCAGGTGCGCGAGCGCCTCGACCTGGGCGTCGACCACACCGTCGTCGCCCTGGTCGGCGGCACCGGGTCCGGCAAGTCGAGCCTGTTCAACGCCGTCAGCGGCCTGCAGTTCGCCGACGTGGGCGTGCGCCGCCCGACGACGTCGACCGTCACCGCGTGCGTGTGGGGTGCCGACGGCGGTCCGCTGCTCGACTGGATCGGCGTGGGCCCCGACCACCGGATCGAGCGGGAGAGCGAGCTCGACGGCGACGCGGAGGCCGCGCTGCGCGGCCTGGTGCTGCTGGACCTGCCCGACCACGACTCGATCGCCCCCGAGCACCGGGCCGTCGTGGACCGGGTGCTGCCCCAGGTCGACCTCGCCGTGTGGGTCGTCGACCCGCAGAAGTACGCCGACGACGCCCTGCACTCGGGGTACCTGCGCCGGCTGACCGGCCGCTCGGCGTCGATGCTGCTCGTGCTCAACCAGATCGACACCGTCCCGCCGCCCGTGCGCCGCGAGCTGCTCGCCGACGTCGCCCGGCTGCTCGCCGAGGACGGCCTGCCCGACGTGCCCGTGCACGAGGTGTCGGCGCGCACCGGCGAGGGCGTGGGGCGGCTGCGCGCCGCGCTCGCCGAGGCGGTCGCGGGCCGGTCGGTCGCGGCCGTGCACGCCGAGGCGGAGGTCGCGCAGGCCGCGCGGACCGCGGGCACGCAGGTCGCGACCCGGGAGCCCGCCCCGACGCAGCTCGCGATCGGGCACGTGGTGGAGCGGCTCGCGCAGGCCGCCGGGCTCGTGGCGGTCGCCGACGCGGTCGGCGCGGTCGTGCGCGGCGGGTCGGCCCGGCTCCCCGAGCTCGGGCAGGTGCACGCCGAGGGCGTGGGGCTGACGCGGTCGGCGTGGCTGACGTCCGTGACGCAGGGCCTGCCCCCGCGGTGGGCGGCTGACCTGCGCGAGCGGGTCGCGACCGCCGGCGAGCTGCGGCAGGGCGTGACGGAGGCGCTCGCCGCGGTGACGGTGACGAGCCGGCGCTCGGGGCTGGGCGCCGGGCTGGGTGTCGCGGCGCTGGTCGTGCTGGGCCTCGGGCTGCTCACGGGGGCGGCGGACGTGGCGGGACGGCTGGGGGCGTGGGACGCACCGGGCTGGCTGACGCCCGTCGCGGTGGGTGTGCTGGTGGTGGCGGCCGCGCTGGCGGTGGCCACGGTGCTGGTGCGCCGCCGGGCGGGGCGCCGTGCCGCGCAGCGGGTCCTCGACGAGGGGCGTGCGGTCATCGAGGCCGCCGCCCGCGCGCGGCTGCTCGCACCGACGCAGGACGTGCTGGCCGAGCACCGCCGGGTCCGCGAGCTGGTCGCGCGGGCGTCGTCCGGCGCCTGA
- a CDS encoding GTPase domain-containing protein: MPPPDRPAGPGGGAGTSGATLLDALEQLRTRLDQAVLPLQAPGADDARALRRQALEQLDDYLLPRLRASAAPVLAVLGGSTGAGKSTLVNSLLGARVSAAGVLRPTTRWPVLVHHPLDGRWFSTDRVLPGLARLTARAADPGPAADPGPAADPGPAADPAAGAARRRGAGLTLVASEAVPQGLALLDAPDVDSVVEENRTLSRQLLAAADLWLFVTTAARYADAVPWELLHDAAARRTALAIVLDRVDPGEEDAVRTHLRAMLDAQGLPGTPVLLVPEEQPVDGLLPAWAVAPVAEWLTALAADPQARAGVVGRTRDGLVADLATRAGRVADAVDAQRDADARLRAAVAHAYDQAADDVARATSDGRLLRGEVLARWQDVVGTGELMRSVEERVGRWRDRLTAYVRGRRADDPALAEAIGRSLDAVVVDAAERAAEHADAAWRADPAGAGLLDGLALSRASTGIRARVADEVRAWQDDVLALVRDEGAGRRTQARALSFGVNGLGAALMLVVFASTGGLTGAEVGIAGGTALLAQRLLEAVFGDDAVRRLTATAHDLLRTRVRGVLDAEAARFTSQLDALGAGSATGEPLRAATARVVAAPAPDAPAPAGAAPAGAAPAGAAHGGGAAGGDGAAPPGRERPASGGLRGVGTVPPPDRAGGRAADGADDDAPRPPHRRGWWQRLTGRDGTRA, from the coding sequence GTGCCGCCGCCCGACCGCCCCGCGGGGCCGGGTGGGGGCGCGGGCACGTCCGGTGCCACGCTGCTCGACGCGCTCGAGCAGCTGCGGACGCGGCTCGACCAGGCGGTGCTACCCCTCCAGGCACCCGGTGCCGACGACGCGCGGGCCCTGCGCCGGCAGGCGCTCGAGCAGCTCGACGACTACCTGCTGCCCCGGCTGCGTGCGTCAGCCGCCCCGGTGCTGGCCGTGCTCGGCGGGTCGACGGGTGCCGGCAAGTCGACGCTGGTGAACTCGTTGCTCGGCGCGCGGGTCTCAGCCGCTGGTGTGCTGCGCCCGACGACCCGGTGGCCGGTGCTGGTGCACCACCCCCTCGACGGGCGCTGGTTCAGCACCGACCGCGTCCTGCCCGGTCTGGCCCGGCTGACGGCCCGGGCCGCCGACCCTGGGCCGGCCGCCGACCCTGGGCCGGCCGCCGACCCTGGGCCGGCCGCCGACCCCGCGGCCGGGGCCGCGCGACGGCGGGGGGCAGGGCTCACGCTCGTGGCCTCCGAGGCCGTCCCGCAGGGCCTGGCCCTGCTCGACGCTCCCGACGTCGACTCCGTCGTCGAGGAGAACCGCACCCTGTCGCGGCAGCTCCTCGCCGCCGCCGACCTGTGGCTGTTCGTCACCACGGCCGCCCGGTACGCCGACGCCGTGCCGTGGGAGCTGCTGCACGACGCGGCCGCACGCCGCACCGCCCTCGCGATCGTCCTCGACCGCGTCGACCCGGGCGAGGAGGACGCCGTGCGCACCCACCTGCGCGCGATGCTCGACGCGCAGGGGCTGCCGGGGACCCCGGTGCTGCTGGTGCCCGAGGAGCAGCCCGTCGACGGGCTGCTGCCCGCGTGGGCGGTGGCACCCGTGGCGGAGTGGCTGACGGCTCTGGCCGCCGACCCGCAGGCCCGGGCCGGTGTCGTCGGTCGCACGCGCGACGGTCTCGTCGCCGACCTCGCCACCCGCGCGGGCCGCGTCGCGGACGCCGTCGACGCCCAGCGCGACGCCGACGCCCGCCTGCGCGCGGCGGTCGCGCACGCCTACGACCAGGCCGCGGACGACGTCGCTCGGGCGACGTCCGACGGTCGGCTGCTGCGCGGGGAGGTCCTGGCCCGCTGGCAGGACGTCGTCGGCACGGGTGAGCTCATGCGGTCCGTCGAGGAGCGCGTCGGCCGCTGGCGCGACCGCCTCACCGCGTACGTGCGCGGCCGCCGGGCGGACGACCCCGCGCTCGCCGAGGCGATCGGCCGCAGCCTCGACGCGGTCGTCGTCGACGCCGCCGAGCGGGCGGCCGAGCACGCGGACGCCGCGTGGCGCGCCGACCCCGCCGGGGCGGGCCTCCTCGACGGGCTCGCGCTCTCGCGCGCGTCGACCGGCATCCGTGCACGGGTCGCCGACGAGGTCCGCGCGTGGCAGGACGACGTCCTGGCGCTGGTCCGCGACGAGGGCGCGGGCCGGCGCACGCAGGCGCGCGCGCTGTCGTTCGGCGTCAACGGCCTCGGCGCCGCGCTCATGCTCGTGGTGTTCGCCTCCACGGGTGGGCTCACCGGCGCCGAGGTCGGCATCGCCGGCGGCACCGCGCTGCTCGCCCAGCGCCTGCTCGAGGCGGTGTTCGGCGACGACGCCGTCCGGCGGCTCACCGCTACCGCGCACGACCTGCTGCGCACCCGGGTGCGCGGCGTGCTCGACGCGGAGGCGGCACGGTTCACGTCCCAGCTCGACGCACTCGGGGCCGGCTCGGCGACGGGGGAGCCGTTGCGCGCGGCGACGGCGCGTGTCGTCGCCGCGCCTGCCCCGGACGCCCCCGCCCCCGCCGGTGCCGCCCCCGCCGGTGCCGCCCCCGCCGGTGCCGCCCACGGCGGTGGAGCGGCGGGCGGTGACGGCGCCGCGCCCCCGGGCCGTGAGCGCCCGGCTTCGGGCGGCCTGCGCGGCGTCGGCACGGTGCCGCCGCCGGACCGGGCGGGCGGGCGTGCCGCGGACGGCGCCGACGACGACGCGCCGCGGCCCCCGCACCGGCGCGGCTGGTGGCAGCGCCTGACCGGCCGCGACGGGACGCGCGCGTGA